The proteins below are encoded in one region of Amycolatopsis magusensis:
- a CDS encoding cytochrome P450 family protein, with product MEKRCPYALDTTGRDIHAEADGLRKQGAAVQVELPGGVVVWSLNSYAAIKQVLTDPRVTKSARNHWPAFINGDIPRDWEMISWIAMDNMVTSYGKDHVRLRRLVGKAFTRRRTEAIKPRIVELTEMLIGALEQVPAGEVVDLRERFAYPLPAMLVADLIGMGEAARQSTAKVIDMMVDTTVTPEQAQAILGGWRGAMAELIAEKRANPGEDITSDLIASRDEDGTRLSEEELTDTIFAILGAGSETTINFFDNAITALLTHRDQLNLVTSGELSWDAVIDETLRVESPLAHLPLRYAVEDIELDGVTIPKGDALLVNYSAIGRDPAVHGDSADVFDITREDKDHLSFGLGPHFCLGAGIARAVATIGLSTLFERFPNLDLAVSRSDLEPLPTFIMNGHRSLPVTLKPAA from the coding sequence ATGGAGAAACGCTGCCCCTACGCCCTCGACACCACCGGCCGGGACATCCACGCCGAAGCCGACGGCCTGCGCAAGCAGGGCGCGGCCGTCCAGGTGGAACTGCCCGGCGGTGTGGTCGTGTGGTCGCTCAACAGCTACGCCGCGATCAAGCAGGTGCTCACCGACCCGCGGGTGACCAAGAGCGCGCGCAACCACTGGCCCGCGTTCATCAACGGCGACATCCCGCGTGACTGGGAAATGATCAGCTGGATCGCCATGGACAACATGGTGACCTCCTACGGCAAGGACCACGTGCGGCTGCGCCGCCTGGTCGGCAAGGCGTTCACCCGCCGCCGCACCGAGGCGATCAAGCCGCGCATCGTCGAGCTGACCGAGATGCTGATCGGCGCGCTGGAGCAGGTGCCCGCGGGTGAGGTCGTGGACCTGCGCGAGCGCTTCGCCTACCCGCTGCCCGCGATGCTGGTCGCCGACCTGATCGGCATGGGCGAGGCCGCGCGGCAGAGCACCGCCAAGGTGATCGACATGATGGTGGACACCACCGTCACCCCGGAACAAGCTCAGGCGATCCTCGGCGGCTGGCGTGGCGCGATGGCGGAACTGATCGCCGAGAAGCGCGCGAACCCCGGTGAGGACATCACCAGCGACCTGATCGCCTCGCGCGACGAGGACGGCACGCGCCTGTCCGAGGAGGAGCTGACCGACACCATCTTCGCCATCCTGGGTGCCGGTTCGGAGACCACCATCAACTTCTTCGACAACGCGATCACCGCGCTGCTCACCCACCGGGACCAGCTGAACCTGGTCACCAGCGGCGAACTCTCGTGGGACGCGGTGATCGACGAGACGCTGCGCGTGGAGTCCCCCCTGGCCCACCTGCCGCTGCGCTACGCCGTCGAAGACATCGAACTGGACGGCGTCACCATCCCGAAGGGCGACGCCCTCCTGGTGAACTACAGCGCCATCGGCCGCGACCCCGCCGTGCACGGCGACAGCGCCGACGTCTTCGACATCACCCGCGAAGACAAGGACCACCTGTCCTTCGGCCTGGGCCCGCACTTCTGCCTGGGCGCCGGCATCGCCCGCGCGGTCGCCACCATCGGCCTGTCCACCC